From Solidesulfovibrio carbinoliphilus subsp. oakridgensis, the proteins below share one genomic window:
- a CDS encoding pyruvoyl-dependent arginine decarboxylase: protein MIPGSFVPTKAFFTKGVGRHKNKLQSFELALREAGIEKLNLVYVSSIYPPHCQLITLDEGVSLLSPGQITFCVMARNATDEKNRLVGSAVGMAFPADKSNYGYISEHTAFGSEEQEIGDFAEDLASTMLATTLGIDFDPETAYDERRQTYLMSGKIIDSASMPCVTTGETGMWTTTISAVVFIP from the coding sequence ATGATCCCAGGCTCTTTCGTCCCCACCAAGGCGTTTTTCACCAAAGGTGTCGGCCGCCACAAAAACAAGCTGCAGTCGTTCGAGTTGGCCCTGCGCGAGGCCGGCATCGAAAAGCTCAACTTGGTCTATGTTTCGAGCATTTATCCGCCCCACTGCCAGTTGATCACGCTGGACGAGGGTGTGAGCCTCTTGAGCCCGGGCCAGATCACCTTCTGCGTCATGGCCAGAAACGCCACGGACGAGAAGAACCGGCTGGTGGGCTCGGCCGTGGGCATGGCCTTCCCGGCCGACAAGTCCAACTACGGCTACATCTCAGAGCACACGGCCTTCGGTTCCGAGGAGCAGGAGATCGGCGACTTCGCCGAGGACCTGGCCTCCACCATGCTGGCCACCACGCTCGGCATCGACTTCGATCCGGAAACCGCCTACGACGAACGCCGCCAGACCTACCTCATGAGCGGCAAGATCATCGATTCCGCTTCCATGCCCTGCGTCACCACCGGTGAGACGGGCATGTGGACCACGACCATTTCGGCGGTTGTGTTCATTCCCTAA
- the nth gene encoding endonuclease III codes for MDTAARAREIVVRLRALYPDPEPALVHSNAYELLVATVLAAQCTDARVNTVTPEFFRRWPDPASLARADVAQVEDVVHSTGFFRQKAKNLVAAAKLMAERHGGGVPDSMATLTTLPGVARKTANIVLSNALGKNEGIAVDTHVRRLAFRLGLTVSTNPIIIEKDMMLLLSQEDWGIVNHLLVLHGRAVCKARKPRCDFCVLGDICPRLGL; via the coding sequence ATGGACACGGCCGCCCGGGCCCGGGAAATCGTTGTCCGACTGCGCGCGCTCTACCCCGATCCCGAGCCGGCCCTCGTCCATTCGAACGCCTACGAACTGCTCGTGGCCACGGTGCTGGCCGCCCAGTGCACCGACGCCCGGGTCAATACCGTCACCCCGGAATTCTTCCGCCGCTGGCCGGATCCCGCCTCCCTGGCTCGGGCCGACGTGGCCCAGGTGGAGGATGTCGTCCATTCCACGGGGTTTTTCCGCCAAAAAGCCAAGAATCTGGTCGCCGCCGCCAAGCTCATGGCCGAACGCCATGGCGGCGGGGTGCCGGATTCCATGGCCACGCTCACCACCCTGCCGGGCGTGGCCCGCAAGACGGCCAACATCGTCCTCTCCAACGCCCTCGGCAAAAACGAGGGCATCGCTGTCGACACCCACGTGCGCCGGCTGGCCTTCCGCCTCGGCTTGACGGTTTCCACCAACCCGATCATCATTGAAAAGGATATGATGCTCCTGTTGTCGCAGGAGGACTGGGGCATCGTCAACCACCTGCTGGTCCTGCACGGCCGGGCCGTGTGCAAGGCCCGCAAGCCCCGGTGCGATTTTTGCGTTCTCGGCGATATTTGCCCCAGGCTGGGTCTGTGA
- a CDS encoding 16S rRNA (guanine(527)-N(7))-methyltransferase RsmG encodes MPPSDQQPDARAVTRAAAGLGRHLTPEQAGTISGYLGLLARFRSKVNLVGPADWETVLATLVADSWHVADFLSGPAGAAVLPPAGRPVLGLDFGAGAGLPGIPLRAFFDRGEYVLLEAREKRAFFLAEAVARLGLSGLSVAEGRVEDTVPGIVARHPDAFVLCVSRAFAPWPQFLALCRRIVRPPFAALTMTGEAPTEAEMPAGFALAARASYRIGEKMRYLALFASSMASM; translated from the coding sequence ATGCCGCCATCCGACCAGCAACCCGACGCCCGGGCCGTGACCCGGGCCGCGGCCGGTCTCGGCCGCCACCTCACGCCCGAACAGGCCGGCACGATTTCGGGGTATCTGGGACTTTTGGCCCGCTTTCGGTCCAAGGTCAATCTGGTTGGCCCGGCGGACTGGGAAACCGTGCTCGCCACCCTGGTGGCCGACTCCTGGCACGTGGCCGATTTCCTGTCCGGACCGGCCGGGGCGGCGGTCCTGCCGCCGGCGGGCCGGCCTGTCCTGGGACTTGATTTCGGAGCCGGGGCGGGACTGCCCGGCATCCCGCTGCGGGCCTTTTTCGACCGGGGCGAATACGTCCTCCTGGAGGCGCGGGAGAAACGGGCCTTTTTCCTGGCCGAGGCCGTGGCCAGGCTCGGGCTGTCCGGCCTGTCCGTGGCCGAGGGGCGGGTCGAGGACACGGTGCCCGGCATCGTGGCCCGGCATCCGGACGCCTTCGTGCTGTGCGTCAGCCGGGCCTTCGCGCCCTGGCCGCAGTTTTTGGCCTTGTGCCGCCGGATCGTCCGACCGCCCTTTGCCGCCCTGACCATGACCGGCGAGGCGCCGACCGAGGCCGAGATGCCGGCGGGTTTCGCCCTGGCCGCCCGGGCCTCCTACCGGATCGGGGAGAAAATGCGCTATCTGGCGCTCTTCGCGTCCTCGATGGCGTCCATGTAG
- a CDS encoding SPOR domain-containing protein produces the protein MKLLSRFNVSQDKGGPRKFSFEISMSGVISVGIVVVLGMCWVFILGILVGRGYRPEAAVPQIAQMMPTTEPKADGAPAAAPAVLKPEELQFMEGLQDKDGEVVADSTQKAPADGKKGPGLKSRDLPDAKSVPMGQAAVATAIPAQAAVAAPKATPPAKPAAGEARAPARVEPKAPFEKKAGPKFVATYQVASFPAREQAQTLAQKLAQKGVSATIQEAKSGNNSVFRVKIQIKGTEAEIADGLKRTGEKGPILLGKKPL, from the coding sequence ATGAAGCTTTTAAGTCGATTCAACGTATCCCAGGACAAGGGCGGACCGCGCAAGTTCTCGTTTGAAATCAGCATGTCCGGCGTCATTTCCGTCGGCATCGTGGTCGTGCTCGGCATGTGCTGGGTCTTTATCCTCGGCATCCTGGTCGGCCGTGGCTACCGCCCCGAAGCCGCCGTGCCCCAGATCGCCCAGATGATGCCGACCACCGAACCCAAGGCCGACGGCGCGCCCGCGGCCGCGCCCGCGGTCCTCAAGCCCGAGGAACTCCAGTTCATGGAGGGCCTGCAAGACAAGGACGGCGAGGTGGTGGCCGACTCCACCCAGAAGGCTCCGGCCGACGGCAAGAAAGGTCCGGGCCTCAAATCCCGGGACCTGCCCGACGCGAAATCCGTGCCCATGGGCCAGGCGGCCGTGGCCACGGCCATCCCCGCCCAGGCAGCCGTCGCGGCCCCGAAAGCCACGCCCCCGGCCAAGCCTGCGGCCGGGGAGGCCCGGGCCCCGGCCCGGGTCGAACCCAAGGCGCCGTTTGAGAAAAAAGCCGGGCCCAAGTTCGTGGCCACCTACCAGGTGGCTTCCTTCCCGGCCAGGGAGCAGGCCCAGACCCTGGCCCAAAAGCTCGCCCAAAAGGGCGTGTCGGCCACGATCCAGGAGGCGAAATCCGGTAACAACTCGGTTTTCCGGGTGAAAATTCAAATCAAAGGCACGGAGGCGGAGATCGCCGACGGCCTCAAGCGGACCGGAGAAAAAGGTCCTATACTTCTCGGCAAAAAACCCTTATGA
- the argS gene encoding arginine--tRNA ligase, whose protein sequence is MRATSHLRGLLETVLRESDIPWPAKTTIEPPRDKAHGDLATNVALVAAKDAKMPPRALAEHLRQALLAADTGLAEVSVAGPGFLNVTFAPAFWQQTVLDVLEQGDRYGLLDIGQGTKIQVEFVSANPTGPLHIGHGRGAAVGDCLARVLRAAGFTVETEYYINDAGRQMRILGLSILYRYRELLGEPVTEPEDYYRGDYVKDLAGQLIDREGRGLLALSEEAATDACRLHGEKEILAGIRKDLQDFRVHHDVWFPESKLLAAGAVERTFDDLRAKNLAYDKDGAFWFATTTFGDDKDRVLVKSGGELTYFASDIAYHDDKFHRGFDVVVDIWGADHHGYVPRMKACVAALGRDPEASLKVILVQLVNLLKGGEQIAMSTRAGKFETLADVVAEVGADAARFMFLSRKSDSHLDFDLDAVTKKSMDNPVYYVQYAHARVRSVFAKAAERGLVPDAASPALLARLDTAEDLELLKLLEQYPDTVAAAARSFAPHLVSFYLRELAGKLHRYYTVNQVLGAGDEAVTAARMRLLQAVALVVKNGLGLLGVSAPDKM, encoded by the coding sequence ATGCGCGCCACAAGCCACTTGCGCGGCCTGCTGGAAACCGTCCTGCGGGAATCCGACATCCCCTGGCCGGCCAAGACCACCATCGAGCCGCCCCGGGACAAGGCCCACGGCGACCTGGCCACCAACGTGGCCCTGGTCGCGGCCAAGGACGCGAAAATGCCGCCCCGGGCCCTGGCCGAGCACCTGCGCCAGGCCCTCCTTGCGGCCGATACCGGCCTGGCCGAAGTGTCGGTGGCCGGACCGGGCTTTTTAAACGTCACCTTCGCTCCGGCCTTCTGGCAGCAGACCGTCCTCGACGTCCTGGAGCAAGGCGACCGCTACGGCCTGCTCGACATCGGCCAGGGCACGAAAATCCAGGTGGAATTCGTCTCCGCCAACCCGACCGGACCGCTCCACATCGGCCACGGCCGGGGCGCGGCCGTGGGCGACTGCCTGGCCCGGGTCCTGCGGGCCGCCGGGTTCACCGTGGAGACCGAGTATTATATCAATGATGCCGGCCGCCAGATGCGCATCCTCGGCCTCTCCATCCTCTACCGCTACCGCGAGCTCCTGGGCGAGCCCGTGACCGAGCCCGAGGACTACTACCGGGGCGATTACGTCAAGGACCTGGCCGGGCAGCTCATCGACCGGGAAGGGCGGGGGCTCCTCGCCCTGTCCGAAGAGGCGGCCACCGACGCCTGCCGCCTGCACGGGGAGAAAGAGATCCTGGCCGGCATCAGGAAGGACTTGCAGGACTTCCGGGTCCACCACGACGTCTGGTTCCCGGAATCGAAGCTTCTGGCCGCCGGGGCCGTAGAGCGGACCTTTGACGACCTGCGGGCCAAGAATCTGGCCTACGACAAGGACGGGGCCTTCTGGTTCGCCACCACCACCTTCGGCGACGACAAGGACCGGGTGCTCGTCAAATCCGGCGGCGAACTGACCTATTTCGCCTCGGACATCGCCTACCACGACGACAAGTTCCACCGGGGCTTCGACGTGGTGGTGGACATCTGGGGCGCCGACCACCATGGCTATGTGCCGCGCATGAAGGCCTGCGTGGCCGCCCTTGGCCGCGATCCCGAGGCCAGCCTCAAGGTCATCCTGGTCCAGCTCGTGAACCTGCTCAAGGGCGGCGAGCAGATCGCCATGTCCACCCGGGCCGGCAAGTTCGAGACGCTCGCCGACGTGGTGGCCGAGGTCGGGGCCGATGCGGCCCGGTTCATGTTCCTGTCGCGCAAATCCGACAGCCACCTGGACTTCGACCTCGACGCCGTGACCAAAAAGTCCATGGACAACCCGGTCTACTACGTCCAGTATGCCCATGCCCGGGTCAGGTCCGTGTTCGCCAAGGCGGCCGAGCGCGGACTCGTGCCGGACGCGGCCTCCCCGGCCCTCCTGGCCCGCCTGGACACGGCCGAGGACCTGGAGCTTTTAAAGCTCCTCGAACAGTACCCGGACACGGTCGCCGCCGCGGCCCGCAGCTTCGCCCCGCATCTGGTCAGCTTCTACCTGCGCGAACTGGCGGGGAAGCTCCATCGCTACTACACCGTCAACCAGGTCCTCGGCGCCGGCGACGAGGCCGTCACCGCCGCCCGGATGCGTCTCCTCCAAGCTGTCGCCCTGGTGGTCAAAAATGGCCTCGGCCTCCTTGGCGTGTCCGCTCCGGACAAAATGTAG
- a CDS encoding ACP S-malonyltransferase, which translates to MSATENRLAVLFPGQGSQEKGMGRALAEVSAEAAELWLLAEKASGLSLREIYWEGDEAAMADTRALQPAMTAVTLGLWYFLQSRLSPVVGFAGHSLGEYAALAASGMLEVPAVLELTSLRGRLMAEAAGGDGKMAAVLKLTLDEIEDVVREAGQATGKILLIANYNSPGQYVISGEAGAVAAAADLVKERKGRAVPLAVSGAFHSPLMAEPAAELEKALRKAGLRSPSKGPVFFNVTGAAEPGADAALELMCRQMTSQVRWIDTMGNLWRAGARTFVELGPKGVLTKLLAANLKDAGEPYTGLSVADPAGAAGLEA; encoded by the coding sequence GTGAGCGCAACCGAAAACCGTCTGGCCGTGCTCTTTCCCGGCCAGGGTTCCCAGGAAAAGGGCATGGGCCGGGCCCTGGCCGAGGTCTCGGCCGAGGCGGCCGAACTGTGGCTGCTGGCTGAAAAGGCCTCAGGGCTTTCCCTGCGGGAAATCTACTGGGAGGGCGACGAGGCGGCCATGGCCGACACCCGTGCCCTGCAGCCGGCCATGACCGCCGTGACCCTTGGCCTGTGGTATTTCCTCCAATCGAGACTCTCCCCCGTTGTGGGGTTTGCCGGGCACAGCCTCGGCGAATACGCGGCCCTGGCCGCCTCGGGCATGCTCGAGGTGCCGGCCGTTCTCGAACTCACCAGCCTTCGCGGCCGGCTCATGGCCGAGGCGGCCGGCGGCGACGGCAAGATGGCCGCCGTGCTGAAGCTGACCCTCGACGAGATCGAGGACGTGGTCCGTGAGGCCGGACAGGCGACGGGCAAGATCCTTCTCATCGCCAACTACAACTCCCCGGGCCAGTATGTCATTTCCGGCGAGGCCGGGGCTGTTGCCGCCGCTGCCGATCTGGTCAAGGAACGCAAGGGCCGGGCCGTGCCCCTGGCTGTGAGCGGGGCGTTTCACAGCCCCCTTATGGCCGAACCGGCCGCGGAACTGGAAAAAGCCCTGCGCAAGGCCGGCCTTCGCAGCCCGTCCAAGGGGCCTGTCTTTTTCAACGTGACCGGCGCGGCCGAGCCCGGCGCCGATGCGGCGCTTGAACTCATGTGCCGCCAGATGACCTCGCAGGTCCGCTGGATCGACACCATGGGCAACCTGTGGCGGGCCGGGGCCCGGACGTTTGTGGAGCTTGGCCCCAAGGGCGTCCTGACCAAGCTCCTCGCCGCCAACCTCAAGGACGCGGGCGAACCGTACACCGGCCTGTCCGTGGCCGATCCGGCCGGCGCCGCCGGCCTGGAGGCCTAA
- a CDS encoding fused MFS/spermidine synthase — MPAKPAPTAQQQSTRRDRLVLSAVFLVSGASALLFETLWLHLAGLVFGVSVYASALVLSSFMGGLALGNALISRFGRDVTDPVRFYAVMELLVGAWGLLLVLCFPMLSVWLGAMLGPAMDKPVLLNGLRFSFSFLLFLLPSTAMGVTLPLLVKALTRRPGEFGKALGRLYGVNTLGACLGALAGETLLIAPLGISGTGFVAAGLNALAAVGALAVAARFREEPAREETTETAARPPLTGRAKRLLAAGFLAGGAFLGLEVVWTRFLQLFVRSTSLAFAVMLAVILAGIGLGGVFAGWWLRREADGRRITAPLALLVGATALASFRLFESAAGVSLSVYQTVDWRYVAVLSLALMFPAAFVSGMVFTTLGEAFHREVGDRARSAGLVAMANTLGAMAGPLVAGFLLIPALGMEKSLFALCAVYIFPAALCTARTAPWPSFGTGRFLQAATLAFALFLAIFPFGAVRGYLTRACADFLKDGETVIETIEGVTGTLQYLRKDYLGEPYYYRLVTDGYSMSSTDRLAKRYMKLFGYFPEAVLPNPKSALLICFGTGSTATSLVEDKRLTSIDIVDISRDVLRGSSLVYPDPAKNPTLDPRVTTHVEDGRFFLLASTKKYDIITAEPPPPMMAGVVNLYSREYFELMRDRLSDGGMVTYWLPVFEISPADAKAILRAFADVFDHASLWTGDNFNWMMVGVKKPKGPKPAADFPRLWEAGATGEGLRTIGVEEPGQLGALFMLDGQALADYLGDAKPLTDNYPKRLSGYPDSPQTQQGYLAEHNKLLDALAAKERFAGSAEAALLLPPPVKAEAGKWFETQQIINTYLNNMIPPPPPLPAVNYVLSGTDLRVVPLWLMKSDPDKQAIVAKLLAAGMAPTAETEFQLGVKALAERNYLLADAKLKRAQDMGYPSNLAPARVYVLCMAGLLSEAEALARVAFAGGQASASAKTYLDWLARTFGFNSPF, encoded by the coding sequence ATGCCAGCCAAGCCAGCCCCGACGGCGCAACAGCAGTCCACCCGACGCGACCGCCTGGTCCTGAGTGCCGTGTTTCTCGTCTCCGGGGCCTCGGCCCTGCTGTTTGAAACCCTGTGGCTGCATCTGGCCGGCCTGGTCTTTGGGGTCAGCGTCTACGCCAGCGCGCTCGTCCTTTCGAGCTTCATGGGCGGCCTCGCTCTTGGCAACGCCCTCATTTCCCGGTTCGGCCGCGACGTCACCGATCCGGTCCGGTTCTATGCCGTGATGGAACTCCTGGTCGGGGCCTGGGGACTGTTGCTCGTCCTGTGCTTCCCCATGCTGTCGGTCTGGCTCGGAGCCATGCTCGGCCCGGCCATGGACAAGCCGGTGCTCTTAAACGGCCTGCGCTTTTCCTTTTCCTTCCTGCTCTTTCTCCTGCCGTCCACGGCCATGGGCGTGACCCTGCCCCTTCTGGTCAAGGCGCTCACCCGCCGGCCCGGGGAATTCGGCAAGGCCCTGGGCCGGCTCTACGGCGTCAACACCCTGGGGGCCTGCCTCGGGGCCCTGGCCGGCGAAACGCTTCTCATCGCACCCCTTGGCATCTCGGGCACCGGCTTTGTCGCGGCCGGCCTCAATGCCCTGGCCGCCGTCGGGGCCCTGGCCGTGGCCGCCAGGTTCCGCGAGGAGCCGGCCCGGGAAGAGACTACGGAAACGGCCGCCCGGCCGCCCCTGACCGGCCGGGCCAAACGCCTGTTGGCCGCCGGATTCCTGGCCGGCGGCGCGTTCCTGGGCCTGGAAGTGGTCTGGACGCGGTTTTTGCAGCTCTTTGTCCGATCGACCAGCTTGGCCTTTGCCGTCATGCTGGCCGTGATCCTGGCCGGCATCGGCCTTGGCGGGGTGTTCGCCGGCTGGTGGCTGCGGCGCGAGGCCGACGGCCGCCGGATCACGGCCCCCCTGGCCCTGCTTGTCGGGGCGACGGCCCTGGCCTCGTTTCGGCTCTTCGAATCCGCGGCCGGCGTCTCCTTGAGCGTCTACCAGACCGTGGACTGGCGCTACGTGGCCGTCCTCTCGCTTGCCCTCATGTTTCCGGCCGCCTTTGTCTCGGGCATGGTCTTCACCACCCTCGGCGAGGCCTTCCACCGCGAGGTGGGCGACCGGGCCCGTTCGGCGGGCCTCGTTGCCATGGCCAACACGCTCGGAGCCATGGCCGGTCCGCTGGTGGCCGGCTTTCTCCTCATCCCGGCGCTTGGCATGGAGAAGAGCCTCTTCGCCCTGTGCGCGGTCTACATTTTCCCGGCCGCCCTCTGCACCGCCCGGACTGCGCCCTGGCCGTCGTTTGGGACCGGCCGGTTCCTCCAGGCCGCGACCCTGGCCTTTGCCCTCTTCCTGGCGATCTTTCCCTTCGGCGCCGTGCGCGGCTACCTGACCCGGGCCTGCGCCGACTTCCTGAAGGACGGCGAGACCGTCATCGAGACCATCGAGGGCGTGACCGGCACGCTCCAGTACCTGCGAAAGGACTACCTGGGCGAACCCTATTACTACCGGCTGGTCACCGACGGCTATTCCATGTCCTCCACGGACAGACTGGCCAAGCGGTACATGAAACTTTTCGGCTACTTTCCCGAGGCCGTGCTGCCAAACCCCAAATCCGCCCTCCTTATCTGCTTCGGCACCGGCTCCACGGCCACCTCGCTGGTCGAGGACAAGCGGCTCACGTCCATCGACATCGTGGACATTTCCCGCGACGTGCTGCGCGGCAGCAGCCTGGTCTACCCCGATCCGGCCAAGAACCCGACCTTGGACCCGCGCGTGACCACCCACGTGGAGGACGGCCGGTTCTTTCTTCTCGCCTCGACCAAAAAGTACGACATCATCACGGCCGAGCCGCCGCCACCCATGATGGCCGGCGTGGTCAACCTCTATTCCCGGGAATATTTCGAGCTCATGCGCGATCGGTTGAGCGACGGCGGCATGGTCACCTACTGGCTGCCGGTCTTTGAGATCTCCCCGGCCGACGCCAAGGCGATCCTGCGCGCCTTTGCCGACGTCTTCGACCACGCGTCGCTGTGGACCGGGGACAACTTCAACTGGATGATGGTCGGCGTCAAAAAGCCCAAGGGCCCCAAGCCGGCGGCCGATTTCCCCCGTCTCTGGGAGGCCGGGGCCACGGGCGAGGGGCTGCGCACTATCGGCGTCGAGGAACCGGGTCAGCTCGGAGCACTCTTCATGCTCGACGGCCAGGCCCTGGCCGACTACCTCGGGGACGCCAAACCGCTCACCGACAACTACCCCAAGCGCCTCTCCGGCTATCCCGACAGCCCCCAGACCCAGCAGGGTTATCTCGCCGAGCACAACAAGCTCCTTGATGCCCTGGCCGCCAAGGAACGCTTCGCCGGCTCGGCCGAGGCGGCGCTCCTCTTGCCGCCGCCGGTCAAGGCCGAGGCCGGGAAATGGTTCGAGACCCAGCAGATCATCAACACCTACTTGAACAACATGATTCCGCCGCCACCGCCCCTGCCGGCCGTCAACTACGTGCTCTCCGGCACGGACCTGCGCGTGGTGCCGCTTTGGCTCATGAAGTCGGACCCCGACAAGCAGGCCATCGTGGCAAAGCTCCTGGCCGCTGGCATGGCCCCGACTGCGGAGACGGAATTCCAGCTCGGGGTCAAGGCCCTGGCCGAACGGAATTACCTGCTCGCCGATGCCAAGCTCAAGCGCGCCCAGGACATGGGCTACCCGAGCAACCTGGCCCCGGCCCGGGTCTATGTCCTTTGCATGGCCGGCCTCCTGTCCGAAGCCGAGGCACTGGCCCGGGTGGCCTTTGCCGGCGGGCAGGCCAGCGCCTCGGCCAAGACCTACCTGGACTGGCTGGCCCGCACCTTCGGCTTCAACAGTCCGTTCTAG
- the yedF gene encoding sulfurtransferase-like selenium metabolism protein YedF gives MEIALDCRGLACPGPVLRCKECVEGDRPETLTVTVDNEPARENVARFLAMRGYTVTMAAKDGLFVLTATAPQDATAPEAARAGTPSRPGPDSGNRKTVVFITADTLGRGDATLGHKLMGNFLATLPELGKELWRIILVNGGVKLAVAGSPVLDRLQTLAASGVSILVCGTCLDFFGVLDQKEVGETTNMLDVVTSLALADKVIQL, from the coding sequence ATGGAAATAGCCCTCGATTGCCGCGGCCTGGCCTGTCCCGGTCCGGTACTACGCTGCAAGGAATGCGTGGAAGGCGACCGCCCGGAGACCCTGACCGTGACGGTGGACAACGAGCCGGCCCGGGAGAACGTGGCCCGGTTTCTGGCCATGCGCGGCTATACGGTCACGATGGCCGCAAAAGACGGCCTCTTCGTGCTGACGGCCACGGCTCCCCAGGACGCCACCGCTCCTGAAGCGGCCCGGGCCGGGACGCCATCCCGGCCCGGCCCGGACAGCGGCAACCGCAAAACCGTGGTCTTCATCACCGCCGACACCCTCGGCCGGGGCGATGCGACACTCGGCCACAAACTCATGGGCAATTTCCTCGCCACCCTGCCGGAGCTCGGCAAAGAGCTCTGGCGCATCATCCTGGTCAACGGCGGCGTCAAGCTGGCGGTGGCGGGAAGCCCGGTGCTCGACAGGCTACAGACTCTGGCCGCGAGCGGGGTCTCGATCCTCGTCTGCGGCACCTGCCTGGACTTTTTCGGGGTTTTGGACCAAAAAGAGGTCGGTGAAACCACCAACATGCTCGACGTGGTCACCAGCCTCGCTCTGGCGGATAAAGTCATTCAGTTGTAA